ACCCTATCTGGTAATACCTGCAAGGTTGAAGAGCAAAACCTGGCTTTCCTGCAGACTGCAAAGAAAGATCTCCTGGACTTCAATCTGCAATTGACCGAGAACCGTTTACAGGCAATCGCCAGTGGTCAGGCAACAGAAGCTTGCTCCTGCCCGTTGACCCCCGAAGTCGGGAACTGATCACAATAAAACGGAGTTAACATGTCAGTTAACGACTCAGTCAACCGGATAGTTGTGGGTTCCGGCGTAATACTTGCAGGAACCTTTATTGGAATGCTTCTCGACATTATTACCAAAAAAGTACTCACAGCTCACCTCACACCAGCCGACTTCGGCACATACTCCATTGCACTTACCGTAATATCGATTACAGGAGCATTCGCAACTCTTGGACTCAATGAAGGCGTGCCGAGATATATTGCGTTCTTCAGGGGCAGGCACGAGGAACAGAAAGTACATGAATTGATAATTTCGGCCATGATAATGGGTTTGATTGCAGGTTTGCTTGCAATTCTGGTCTCACCTTCTCTGTTCCAGAGTCTGGCTGGAGATAGCTTTGATTCAGATGGTCATGTCCTGTCTGTTGTGAAGATCCTGATCTTTGCAGTTCCATTCACAATACTCCTGAACCTGGCAGTAGCAATCTATAGAGGATTCGACCGCACAAATGTTAACATGTACTTCTATAACATTATAAGGCCAGTATCCCTGCTCGGGTTTGCCCTAGGTTCCGTGTTTGTCGGAGCTTCCCTGAAAGGAGTTGTCTTCGCGGACCTGCTTTCAATGGTATTTACCTTCGGTATAATGTCGCTGTACTTCATAAAGAAGCCACCATTCAAGCAGGAATGGAAAATTAAATTCAGCGAGCCGACAAAGCAGCTGATAAGGTACTCATTCCCGCTCTTAATAACCGCAACCATACTCAACCTCATGAGCTGGATAGACATAATAATGCTCGGCTACTTCAAGCCGGCTGAAGTCGTTGGGGTTTACAACGCAGTGTATCCTCTTGTAGGATTCCTGTCCCTGGTAATTGCTTCCATGGGCTTTGTGTATGTCCCTGTAACATCCAAGCTCTGGGGTCAGAATAATATCTCGCCTCTTGGCTCAATCTATACGGTAATGACCAAATGGTGCTTCCTGCTCACATTCCCTCTCTTTGCGCTGATCTTCGTGTATCCTGAGTACTTTATCACAAAACTCTATGGAGCGGAATATGTAAGTGGCGCCACTGCCCTGAGGATCCTTGCCCTGGGGTTCATAACAAATTCATACTTCGGATTTAACTACCATACCCTGTTAGCCTCCGGAGATTCGGACTTCCTTATGAAGTGCTCGGTAGCAAGTGCAGGTATCAATGCCGTAATTAACTTCACGCTTATACCTGAGTATGGCATGGTAGGTGCAGCTATAGGAACTGCAGTATCCTATGCTTCAATTGAAGTCCTAATGACTTTGAGAGCCTGGAGAAAGCAGAACATGCACCCATTTACCTCAATGTACAGGAAAGTGACCTGCATTGTTGTCCTGATGGTCGGAGGCATG
This region of Methanosarcina flavescens genomic DNA includes:
- a CDS encoding flippase, which encodes MSVNDSVNRIVVGSGVILAGTFIGMLLDIITKKVLTAHLTPADFGTYSIALTVISITGAFATLGLNEGVPRYIAFFRGRHEEQKVHELIISAMIMGLIAGLLAILVSPSLFQSLAGDSFDSDGHVLSVVKILIFAVPFTILLNLAVAIYRGFDRTNVNMYFYNIIRPVSLLGFALGSVFVGASLKGVVFADLLSMVFTFGIMSLYFIKKPPFKQEWKIKFSEPTKQLIRYSFPLLITATILNLMSWIDIIMLGYFKPAEVVGVYNAVYPLVGFLSLVIASMGFVYVPVTSKLWGQNNISPLGSIYTVMTKWCFLLTFPLFALIFVYPEYFITKLYGAEYVSGATALRILALGFITNSYFGFNYHTLLASGDSDFLMKCSVASAGINAVINFTLIPEYGMVGAAIGTAVSYASIEVLMTLRAWRKQNMHPFTSMYRKVTCIVVLMVGGMLAAKSAHLLTGATWEYAVFIVGYFTIVHRANVLDSTEIQMLGEIRKALRLNIRLRIPEAVKTLAAVI